The nucleotide sequence TCCTTAGCTCGTCCTCGTCCTCCAGCTCTGACAATGACAACGGCAGTATGACAAGCCGCCCACCACGGATGTGGGCACCACTGACAACCACCGAGACCCCAAGGGGAAGTAACGACGAGGGACTGGTGAACTCTGGCCGCCCCTGTCCGTTTGTATCTAGGTTTTTTAACGTTTATAATTAGCTAAAATTTAAACTGTTTTCGGCCCTACCCATGTCGGAAGTGCTAAGTTTTATGGTACTATATCGTACTTCCTTTgttcttaaatatttgtttttttaagattttaacaagtgactacatacagagtaaaatgaatgaatctacactttaaaatatgtctatatacatccgtatgtggtagtttatttgaaatctataaaaaaacaaatatttaggaagggagggagtatAATGGACGTAATTTGCATGGGTTTGTGATTGTCCATGCATCGTCAGCGAGCGCGCCCGGACACACCTCACAGTTCATTTTGCGGGGCGTTGATTCGTGATCCAACGGCAGCACACTCTAACACTCTACGCAGCGCCGTACCGGCTGCAGCTCATCATAGCACAGGGCACAGCTCGCACCCGCGGCGTCCGGCACCTGCTCCGGCGACTCACCGCCGGCCCCATGCCCCCTCGCTCCGCACCCATTCCGGCATGGTCAAGCTCCTCGCCGACCTCCTCCACGACGTTCCGCCCGCGACCTGCACCGGCCTCGCCACGCCCCCACCCACATCTCGCTCCTCCTGCTCCAGCCTCCCCACACAGCCTCCCCGCTCTGGCTCTCCCTCCCAGCGCTTTCCGTCTATGCTCACGCCGTCCGTCTCGCCATCTTCCCCGCACGCCGCATCACTCCGAACCAGTATGCGGCTTCCCCATATCGTCCCCAATTTCAAGATTCGTCAGCTCACCCTTGCCCGTGTCCTGTTCGATGAAATGCCGCAGTCCGGTATTTGCCTGGATGAGTATGTTTACACGGCTGGGATTCGGGCTTACAGCGAGGCAGGGAATCTCACTGCACGGAGAGGCTTGTGGCGAGGATTGAGGGTCAAGGTCAGCGTGGTGTCGTATGTACTGCTGTATGGATTGGGCAAGAATCAACGCATTCAGGAGGCAGTGGTAGCCGCCGAGGTAAAGAATAACGTGGTGGTGACTGGGCGCTGCTGTATGGGTTTGGTTGGACAGAGGAGCTGTAAATGGCGTTGAGAATGGCGACATGGCCAGGCTTGCTTTCGTGCCATCAGAGGTCAATTGCTCATTTCTGCTTGGTAGGCTACGAAAGAGGGTATGGCGACGAACATATTTGCATACAATGCATTGCCTGATAACCTGTGCGAGAATGGTATGTTCGGTGAGGCAGACAGGCTTTTCAGTGAGTTGTTAGACAGGGGTCTGGTGCCAAATGAGGTGACTTATGCTATGCTGatacattgaactttgcaaaaggGGGGTGATGGAGGATGCACTTCATATGTTTGATAGGATGCGGGAGAAGGGAGTCAGAATGACAGTTTATCCATACATTTCCTTAATTAATGATTGCTGCAAAACAGGAGGATTTGGACATGGCAGACGGCCTTTCTGGGCGAGATGGCTAAGATAGGAGTGACACTGAATGTAGCTTCATATTCTCCACTCATAGCCGGTCTATATAGAGAAGGGGGCCTATCCAGTGCCATGGAACTCCACCAGAGATGGCTAAGAAGGTTGTTGCATGGACTACTTATACGTTAACAGCCCTCATCAATGGTTTCTGCCAAATGAAGCTTCTCGGTTGTTTAATAAGATGATTGACAGCAATCTAGCACCAAATGAAACAACTTTTAGTGTCATGATAGAAGGGTATTTCCTGGTAGGTAATATAAAGAGGCATTCCAGTTGTATGATGAAATGGTGGATAGGGGCCTCAAACCTGGCAATTACACAATCTGGGGCTGCCAGAATATACAGTCGCTTCTTTCAGGTGCACAATCTCACTCTAATGTTGTACTTCCTGTCATGTTTTGGTAACTAGATTTTGGTTCGATAATGCTATAACAATTATTGCAACTCTCAGTGATTGTACTCCTGTGGGCAATTGCTTTTTTTCTTTCTGCCGGCTCTTGGAGTTGTTTTTTCCATGTCAGTTTCCCTTTTGCATAGAGGTTGGCTGGTTATTCTAAAAACAGGCCAATTGCATGCTTAATATCAATGCTTTTTGTGTGTGCTGCCTTTAACTTTAACCGCAAGGAATGAAATAAGGAAAGTCAATCTTGAACTATGCCTCCTGCAGTCCTGCTGCTCGACTCTGCCATCTCCAGATCAATCAAGGACGGCCCCCCAAGTGCACATTCTCTAGTAGTACTAGCACTGTCTGGTGTCAGTTGCTGCTTAGACTCTGGTTATATTTTTTTCGAGAATGATTATGTTGGAATGTTGCGAGTACTTGATGAGAATTGATGCGGGATGTGCTAGTATGTAGCTGGGTAACTTGGTTTCACGCACGTTAGAAGGATTACATGTTTTGCTGCTTTTTGAAACTGAATGATATTAATGCATTTCTAGTCTGATTTCTGTTTTGTGACAAATTCCTCGTGCTttcaaatatatgcatttcttacTGGATATGTGAAATATTAAGGTCAATTTCTGTTACTGGGTAATGCCCTCtatgtctttttttggtacacatGGATAATACTTTGTTAACAGTCTGACTGCTGATTTGCTTGGAGCAAAAAATTCATGTTGCCAGCCTTCTGGATTGAGGATGTGATTTCTCAAATCTTTGCAAATTTTGAGAACCCATGTAATATGCTGAAATTTGCTATTGCTATAGTAATATTATGTAACACCATTCTACGCTTATCTGATACAGTTGCAAATAAAATAGCCCCGACAACAAATGCTAACTAAAATTACATATGAAACTCCTATTATTGCAGGATCATATAATTCCAGATTGAATGTCTTGAGGCGAGGCTCCCCTTTTGCTCCATGTTCCCCAATATGCTAACCAGCAAACACGAGGTACGCATCTCTGATTGCATGCATCTCTACCGCTGCATCTCTTATCAACATCCGCTCTCGAGGCTGTGTCTTTGAGCAGGATATGCCAAGCCTGAAGACAGAAACCAAGCACTCCTGGATTCTACTAGTCATATCATCCTTTGGTTCTCCATGCAGCCAGATTGTTGGGTCAGCTATCTCCAAGGTTCTATCCGGAAGAGCATCCTCGACAAATGTATGCAGATCCAATGAATCCCCAAACGTATCATCTGTTGGGCTTCTTCCGGTAAACATCTCAAGCAGCAATATGCCAAGGCTATATATATCACCATGAGTGGATACCACAAAGCCTTCTCCATACTCTACAATTATGCAAAGTTTTGTGGTCAGCATGCCATATTTGAGTGAAAAATAAAAGATAGTAATATTCAAAGAATTTCAGTCACCTGGAGCAACATAGCCTATTGAGCCTCTAATTCCAATTGAGCTATATGAATTTTGCATTCCCCCGCTTGTATTTTCCTGAAGGATCCTTGATATGCCAAAGTCTCCAACTCGGGCGCTCATGTTGTCAGAAAGAAGAATGTTGCTTGGCTTAAGGTCGCAATGGATTACCGATGGTTGACAGTAGTTGTGCAGATATTCCACTGCGTCCACAATATCGGCACCAATATCAAGCCTCTGGGCAAGGCTGAGTGTGTTGCTTGTAGCTGGCTCTTTAGATTTTGGATGAAGCCAATCAGCCAAGTTACCATTGGGCATGAACTCAAAAACTAATGCCTTGAACTCTTGACCTTGGTGGTTGATGCTCGAACAAGAGGTAACGATCTTAAGGAGACAACGGTGTCGTATCCTTCTCATGGCCTCACATTCAGTCTCAAAACTCTTGGAATACCTAGATTGACCAAGATTAAACACCTTGACAGCCAATGTTCTTTCCTCATTGTCCAAGACACACTTATAAACCGCTCCATAACTTCCTCTCCCGAGCAAGTTGACTTCTGAAAATTCATTAGTTCCTCTCAATAATACTTGATAGGGAATTCTCTGGTAATGGTCATCAACAATTAAATTTTGTGATAATGTCTTGTGGCTTTGTTTGAGCCTCTTGCAAAGTATCCAAACAAGAACAATAAGTGAAAGTGACAACAAGATTGCTCCGGCTGTTGCTAGAGAAATTACAAGAGACTTTTGCATCTTCTTTTTGTTCTTGCTTAAGGGGCTTGTGGAGCATGGAGCCAAATGAAGTTGAGGTGTACCTCCACACAAATTGACATTCCCATCAACTGCTAAGTAAGTGATGTTTCGGAAAACACCTTCATTTGGCACCTCGCCTTGCAAATTATTGAAGGATACATCCAATTTAAATAATAATGTCAAATTCTGTAGACCTACTGGTATTGACCCTGACAAGTTATTGTGTGCTAGGTACAGTTCCTGCAGGTTTCCAATGCTAGCAAGGGCATCAGGAATATCACCAGATAACTTATTCATGGTCAGGTTCAGTATACTGAGCCCCTTTATATTCTTCAGTGACTGAGGTATGCTTCCCTCAAAGGAATTATTGTCTAATGATAGCCATTGCAACACTATGCAGTTCTGGATACTGTCGGGTATCTTGCCAGATAACTGGTTTCCTGCTAGAATTAGTATGTTAAGGTTTGCCAAGCTACCAACATCATTAGGAATGGGCCCAGAAAATGAATTGTATGACAAATCCAAGTACCAAGATAGGCTGGATAATTTAAAAATCTCTCTGGGAATTGAACCGTTAAGTCGGTGATTCTTTGACAAGTCAAGTACGAAGAGGTTTTTCAACTCCCCCATGCTTGCTGGAATTGGTCCCTCCAAGTTGTTGTTGTATGCATAAAACCTATTCAATTGTGAAAGATTTCCCAGAGATGCCGGTATGAGGCCAGACAACGTATTATTGTACAAGCCCAGCTCAATCAAGTTCTCTAGCTTACCAATGCTATCTGGAATAACTCCTGATATGGAAGTATTTGCTATTAGCACCACACTGAGACCAACCAGATTGCCAATATCTGCGGGTATACTCCCAGAGATCCTAGTGTCATCTAAGTATAACTGTTGGAGAGTTGTCGAGAGGTTTACAATTGAACCTGGTAGTTGTCCTCCAAAGGAATTGTTGCTGAGTATCAATTTCTGCAGTTGGCCGCAGTTTGCCAAAGAAGTGATGAATTCCCACCCCTTGTTGTCGTTCGCTTCAAGCTTATTATCAGCCAAGTTCAGATATTGGAGAGCTCCCATCTTCCCCAATGTGGGAGGCACATACCCACTAAACCCATTCTGCACGAGGCCAAGTGCTACGAGGGAAGAAATGTTTGATACTGAGGAGGGGATGGTTCCTGTGAAGTGATTTCCACCCAAGGCAAGAGTTTTGATCATGGGGAACTTGCTTCCGATATCATCCGGAATGCTTCCGTACAGCATGTTTACCCCTACATTAAGTACTTCCAGAGATGACAAGTTGTAGAGAGAATCTGAAAGCATACCAGAGAGGTTGTTTCTGACGACAGTGAACTGCCGCATGTTGTGGAGGGTGCCGAGCCCTGGCGGGATTGAGCCCACGAGTTGGTTAAGGCCGAGATCAAGGTTTTGCAGATAGGACAGATTGGCCAGCGATTCCGGGATGGGCCCTGTGAAGCTGTTGTTTCTCAGCGAGACTACTTCCAGGGACGCGAGCTTGTCCCCGAGCTCGGTCGGGATGCGCCCGCCAAGCTTGTTGTTGCGCAGTCTCATCTCGGTCATGCTCACGCAGGAGCTAAGGTTCACAGGGAACGTGCCGGAGAAGGAGTTGTCGCTCAAGTCGAGTCTCCGCAGGCGACGGAGCCGGCCGAGGCTTGCTGGAATCTCCCCATGGAACCAGTTGAAGCTCAGGTTGAGCGTCCGCAGGAACGTGAGGTTCCCGAGGGCTGGGGAGAGCGCTCCGACGAGCGCCCTGCCGTCCAAGCGCAGCGCCACCGCCCGCTTCGGCGTCCAGTGGCTGCACGTCACGCCCTCCCAGCTGCAGAAGCCGGTGCTGCTGTTCCAGGAGGCCAGCgagccgccgtcgctgatctgctCTCTGAAAGCAAGCAGtgcggcctcgtcgccggcgctcACCACAGCGATTGTCAGAGCGAGCACTAGTGACCACGGCAAGCTCATGATCCCCATTGCCATGCCCATACTGGTTCCAACTATGGGCGTCTCCAAATAGCAGTTTCTTCCTCTTCAGATATAACCTGATGTGGTCACACGTGCCTTGCCGCCTTGCATTTATTTATTCGTCTGAAAGCATAGCGCTGAAACTTCAACAGCGCCTTCACCGCTCGGCTGACTTTCAGGAATGATGTAGACCTTGAGTCCTCTTTTTGACAAATCTGCAGGATTGCTTCTCTGGAGTTGACAACCACCTGCACGTCGAATCGATCAGCGATAACCACGACGAGCCGACGACAGCCTAACGGTGCCACACAGGGATTGAGCCGAAGATGCTCGGGGCCGAAGTTCCACACGGACGCACGGTCGAAAACCGTTGCAACTACGGTATTCCTCAGTAGTTTGAAAATCCGATGGATAGAAAGCTGATGTGTCTGTCTCGTTCCTTCAGAGCTTCTCCTAAATCAAAACGTGGCAGTAGATAGGTGCATGTATCTGGAAGATAGGGTTCAGAATTCAGATGATTTGCTTCGGTTTATTCATATTATTTCTATCTATCTCTGGCTTCCGTCCGTTGACGCTCTCTGCATGTATCTGGTGTGTTGAGAACAGGGGGATATGTTCCGTGGACAGGTGCGCTGTTTGCCTTGCTGATATGTTCCGTTTTAATACTCGGTCACACTTGGTGTGCTATTGCCTCGCTGATATAATATCTCTCCAGTTAGCTTCTTTTGTTGACTCTGTGAGGCTCAATTCAAACTCCTCCTGCCGAGGAACTGTCGGTGTTCATATTCTAGTCTTCTTGATCTGATCCGGCGCACTGGGCGTTCCTGAAACTGTTGGAGATTGGTGCTGATGCATTTCTGATTCATGGTTTCGTTTTTACTGAAGGTTTAGGCTGTTCTGCTTTCCTAATCTTATATTATCTCTttaacttaatataagacgtttttttgaCAGTGAGGAAGTATTGTCAAGTATACCCATTTTCTTTTACTCTGCCTTTGTGGCGCAGTCTGAATTCTCTGTATACCGATCATATCTGAAGCATGAACCAGCGTTGCCTGCACAGCATGTGTACGGTTTCAGAACGGAAATCAATCGAGCTATAAGTATGAGCAACTCCATTGCGGTCTAATTTGTTCAGAATGGAGATGAAAACTTTGATTGGTTCGCATCATACCTTATAGCTATGAAAAGCTAGTCCATTTAACCCTTATATTTTTCTTTTACTGCAGTAGTTATGATTCCAAAATGTGCTGGCCTCTTCAGACAGCTGTTGGATGTACTTAAGCTAGAGGGATGGGCTCTATGTGGAAAGAAGCAAAAACAGATTTTAAAAATAGAAAAAAGGGAAAAGTTGTCAGGAGTGGGATTTGAACCCACGCCCTTTCGGACCAGTACCTGAAACTGGCGCCTTAGACCAACTCGGCCATCTTGACGTTGTGTCCGCTTTAAAAAACAAATTACTTATACGGCAGAATCTCCTACAAGTAAACACCTGGTTTATATTGGTGCCTGGTTTTGTTGAAGCTCCAATTTACACAAACGTGTGTGGGAGAAACTTAAAGCTGAGgtgccttttctcttcttttatcATTCATATTTAGTTTGTAATACTACTATTTCTCAGAACAAACAACTCAAATATAAGCCGAACAAACACATGATGTCCCACAACAGAAGTCATTAACTATGTAGAGGCATGATCATAATTTCGTTCCAGTTTTATTCAAAATTTCTTGCCTCACTTTCCCCAATGTTTTTGTCTTGGCTTTCAAAATAAGAGTTGATGATAACTACTGGAAAGGTATTAACGATAAGTATTCCGGCTACAAATACTCATATGTTTTGTCCATAACCTTTTACCTCGTGAAAGATTGAGAATTTGCGGGTAgcttttgtggatgaagcaaacttgaACTCGCCAGTTGTGTTGTCAAATGTTACGCCATCTATTCCAATTTGTGTTGTGTGAATTACTTTGAAATATATATGGAGTAAAAGTATTTGTGGTGAATTACTCTAGATATCATAGTTTCAAGATTAAGAAACATCCTTCAATTTTGCAATCATATTTAAGAAATATCATTTAACTGTTATTGTTGCTTCAGGCATACTGCCTGCTGCTTCTCCAAGAGGTGTTTATGCGTGCTGTTAAGACAACATGCCGTAGATACTTTGATATATAGAAGCATATTTTGATAGGGAACTACTAGTGTTGTGACATTTTTTATAAATATGTGTCGATGCAGCTAAAGGGAAGTTGGAGCATGTTACAATATGGTTGTCCTGGGAGGTATAATGCACGTGGATTTTAGGCTAAGAAGATGGAAAGTAGAATTCACAACAAAAATCTTGTTGAAGAACTTCTACAAAACTTTTATCCAGCGACCATCCTAACTAAAAATCCATAAGGCTCGAACCAGCTTCACACTATCTTTCTGGGCACCAACTAATATTTACATGTTTATAATTATCGAGATATTTATGTGTTAGTTCATGCAAATTTACTTGCATGTTTCATGCCTAAATGTATTTATAGAAATTGCTACAGTTCTATAGAAAAAAATAGATGGACGTGGCAATGTGCACATATGATGTCCTTCTTTTTGTTCGTAGTTAAATAATACACGCCCTTCTATTGCATGTCCAGGTTGCAAAACACTTGTGTTCATGTAGATAAGTCCAAGCTCTGTATATTCATGAGGTACTCTCTGGTCGCCAACGGCGGTCGACCTCCATGGAGGTGggtattttgaaaaaaatcaaaaaacatattttaaagtttcaaaaaattctgaaaaaaatcataCATGTTAATATGGATGTATTCTACATATGTGTAAATTTTTAAGATGAAATACATTATGAtgagagctacacaaaaaagacaaatcgcgTTTTTCAGACTGATGAACAGTGCGAACACTGTTCACTATTAGAAATGCAGGTTTTTCtcttttttgtgtagctctcaCCATAATGTATTTCGTTGTCAGATTTTATACACATGTAGGATACATCCATATGAATGTGtagaatttttttcagaattttttgaagctCCAAAATATAATTATTGAAATTTTCAAAATAACCACCTCCATGGAGGTCGCCCGCCAAAAGCCCTCACTCTGCGGTTATGCCCCTATTAACTTGTTTCTTATCTAACTTATTACAATTGGTTTAAGAAGAGATCTTTAACATTTCATGTTTCTTGCTTGGTAAGGCTTGTGTTTATCCAAAAAAGGTTAAACACTTATCCGGAGATAAGGCCAATAATAGATCACAAGGACATGGTACCAAGTCATTTATAAGATACCTGGTTGCAAGTTAATAACTTAATAATTTAGTTTTACTCAATTGCAGAAAAGTGTTGGAAGTTAGGGTACTACTTAACTGTGCATCTTTTGAAGAAAATAATCTCATGCTACGCGCTAATAGTTAAACATCATCTTTAGTGGATAAAAAAAAGATTATCAATGTGTTAATTTCTCGTCACGTGTTATGTATGATGACCATTGATTCCACTAGAGATACTAAACCATTTAGATGCCCCGGTGTCTTGTCATACCGTGCCGCCTTGTGCACTTCCTTGCCTATCAATGATTTGATTTCTAGCCATGTTATGGTCCTTGTAGAGAATGAGCAAAGTATATGTAGTTGTCTTTGGTCATGTTGACATCACTTGCAAGCTCTTAGTTTATCCTCGATCATGTatcaaatagttttattttctaACTTATGTATACACATTTATCTCACATTTTGGCCTTCTAATTTTTTAGTATTTAATTTTCATGTTCTATGCCAATATATTTGCAATAATGTCTATCATTCATCAAAAAATGGGCGAGCATGGCCACTATATATCTTTTTTTAATATTTGGTTGACCATTTACTGTAGATGTTATAGTTGTGCCCACAGTATTTAGTACCTATAACTTTGCTTTGCCCCTTTTGCTTCCTCGCCCCACCGTGGTTCACAGCCTTTGCTATTTCTATAGAAAACCAAACTATTACTAACCTTCTTACGATATAACATATTCCTACAAAATATACAATCAACCTTTTTTCATTGGTAGTTAAATTCTCATGTCAAATAAACATGCTAAAATATGCAACAGTAGATAAATTCCAGGTTTCA is from Triticum aestivum cultivar Chinese Spring chromosome 3A, IWGSC CS RefSeq v2.1, whole genome shotgun sequence and encodes:
- the LOC123060066 gene encoding probable LRR receptor-like serine/threonine-protein kinase At3g47570, producing MGIMSLPWSLVLALTIAVVSAGDEAALLAFREQISDGGSLASWNSSTGFCSWEGVTCSHWTPKRAVALRLDGRALVGALSPALGNLTFLRTLNLSFNWFHGEIPASLGRLRRLRRLDLSDNSFSGTFPVNLSSCVSMTEMRLRNNKLGGRIPTELGDKLASLEVVSLRNNSFTGPIPESLANLSYLQNLDLGLNQLVGSIPPGLGTLHNMRQFTVVRNNLSGMLSDSLYNLSSLEVLNVGVNMLYGSIPDDIGSKFPMIKTLALGGNHFTGTIPSSVSNISSLVALGLVQNGFSGYVPPTLGKMGALQYLNLADNKLEANDNKGWEFITSLANCGQLQKLILSNNSFGGQLPGSIVNLSTTLQQLYLDDTRISGSIPADIGNLVGLSVVLIANTSISGVIPDSIGKLENLIELGLYNNTLSGLIPASLGNLSQLNRFYAYNNNLEGPIPASMGELKNLFVLDLSKNHRLNGSIPREIFKLSSLSWYLDLSYNSFSGPIPNDVGSLANLNILILAGNQLSGKIPDSIQNCIVLQWLSLDNNSFEGSIPQSLKNIKGLSILNLTMNKLSGDIPDALASIGNLQELYLAHNNLSGSIPVGLQNLTLLFKLDVSFNNLQGEVPNEGVFRNITYLAVDGNVNLCGGTPQLHLAPCSTSPLSKNKKKMQKSLVISLATAGAILLSLSLIVLVWILCKRLKQSHKTLSQNLIVDDHYQRIPYQVLLRGTNEFSEVNLLGRGSYGAVYKCVLDNEERTLAVKVFNLGQSRYSKSFETECEAMRRIRHRCLLKIVTSCSSINHQGQEFKALVFEFMPNGNLADWLHPKSKEPATSNTLSLAQRLDIGADIVDAVEYLHNYCQPSVIHCDLKPSNILLSDNMSARVGDFGISRILQENTSGGMQNSYSSIGIRGSIGYVAPEYGEGFVVSTHGDIYSLGILLLEMFTGRSPTDDTFGDSLDLHTFVEDALPDRTLEIADPTIWLHGEPKDDMTSRIQECLVSVFRLGISCSKTQPRERMLIRDAAVEMHAIRDAYLVFAG